Proteins co-encoded in one Hirundo rustica isolate bHirRus1 chromosome 18, bHirRus1.pri.v3, whole genome shotgun sequence genomic window:
- the LOC120761120 gene encoding urotensin-2 receptor-like isoform X2, with protein sequence MSLPDELESHFPSTPYMVTDTSEDHAFRIRPNVSANATGDGAWAAGSAEDMIAICAIGAILSLMCVIGVTGNVYTLLVMCHYLRSSASMYIYIINLALADLLYLLTIPFIVGTYFIQKWYFGDVGCRILFSLDFLTMHASIFTLTVMSTERYFAVLKPLDTVKRSKSYRKAIAVVIWLVSLLLTLPMLIMIQLVQRDNKSICLPTWSKLSYKVYLTILFGTSIVGPGVVIGYLYIRLAKIYWVSQTASFKQTKRLPNQKVMKNINYLTTCLTYSNSCINPFLYTLLTKNYREYLKNRQRSLSSSSGYFQRRNRFQRISGRSLSTSSQHCTETYVLAHAPLGNSSA encoded by the exons ATGTCCCTCCCTGACGAGCTGGAGAGCCACTTCCCCTCCACCCCGTACATGGTGACAGACACAAGCGAGGATCACGCGTTCAGGATCAGACCCAACGTCTCCGCCAACGCCACCGGGGATGGCGCGTGGGCGGCCGGCTCCGCGGAGGACATGATCGCCATCTGCGCCATCGGGGCCATCCTGTCGCTCATGTGCGTGATTGGGGTGACAGGCAACGTCTACACCCTGCTGGTGATGTGCCACTACCTGCGATCCTCTGCCTCCATGTACATCTACATCATCAACCTGGCGCTGGCCGACCTGCTCTACCTCCTCACCATCCCCTTCATCGTCGGGACCTACTTCATTCAGAAGTGGTACTTCGGCGACGTCGGCTGTCGCATCCTCTTCAGCCTGGACTTCCTCACCATGCACGCCAGCATCTTCACGCTCACGGTCATGAGCACGGAGCGCTACTTTGCCGTGCTGAAGCCCCTGGACACGGTGAAGAGGTCCAAGAGTTACCGCAAGGCCATTGCTGTGGTGATCTGGCTGGTGTCGCTGCTGCTCACCCTCCCCATGCTCATCATGATCCAGCTGGTGCAAAGGGACAACAAAAGCATCTGCCTGCCCACCTGGAGCAAGCTGTCCTACAAGGTCTATCTCACCATCCTTTTTGGCACCAGCATCGTGGGCCCCGGGGTGGTCATCGGCTACCTTTACATCCGCCTGGCTAAGATTTACTGGGTGTCACAGACTGCGTCCTTCAAGCAGACCAAGCGGCTGCCCAACCAGAAG GTGATGAAGAACATTAATTACCTGACAACCTGCCTGACCTACAGCAACAGCTGCATCAACCCCTTCCTCTACACCCTGCTCACCAAAAACTACCGGGAGTACCTGAAGAACAGGCAGCgctccctcagcagcagcagcgggtaCTTCCAGAGGAGGAATCGTTTCCAGAGGATTTCAGGGAGATCCCTGTCCACGAGCAGCCAGCACTGCACAGAGACTTACGTCCTTGCTCATGCTCCTCTGGGAAACAGCAGCGCCTGA
- the LOC120761120 gene encoding urotensin-2 receptor-like isoform X1, which translates to MSLPDELESHFPSTPYMVTDTSEDHAFRIRPNVSANATGDGAWAAGSAEDMIAICAIGAILSLMCVIGVTGNVYTLLVMCHYLRSSASMYIYIINLALADLLYLLTIPFIVGTYFIQKWYFGDVGCRILFSLDFLTMHASIFTLTVMSTERYFAVLKPLDTVKRSKSYRKAIAVVIWLVSLLLTLPMLIMIQLVQRDNKSICLPTWSKLSYKVYLTILFGTSIVGPGVVIGYLYIRLAKIYWVSQTASFKQTKRLPNQKVLYLIFTIVLVFWACFLPFWIWQLLFQYYESFPLSPKVMKNINYLTTCLTYSNSCINPFLYTLLTKNYREYLKNRQRSLSSSSGYFQRRNRFQRISGRSLSTSSQHCTETYVLAHAPLGNSSA; encoded by the coding sequence ATGTCCCTCCCTGACGAGCTGGAGAGCCACTTCCCCTCCACCCCGTACATGGTGACAGACACAAGCGAGGATCACGCGTTCAGGATCAGACCCAACGTCTCCGCCAACGCCACCGGGGATGGCGCGTGGGCGGCCGGCTCCGCGGAGGACATGATCGCCATCTGCGCCATCGGGGCCATCCTGTCGCTCATGTGCGTGATTGGGGTGACAGGCAACGTCTACACCCTGCTGGTGATGTGCCACTACCTGCGATCCTCTGCCTCCATGTACATCTACATCATCAACCTGGCGCTGGCCGACCTGCTCTACCTCCTCACCATCCCCTTCATCGTCGGGACCTACTTCATTCAGAAGTGGTACTTCGGCGACGTCGGCTGTCGCATCCTCTTCAGCCTGGACTTCCTCACCATGCACGCCAGCATCTTCACGCTCACGGTCATGAGCACGGAGCGCTACTTTGCCGTGCTGAAGCCCCTGGACACGGTGAAGAGGTCCAAGAGTTACCGCAAGGCCATTGCTGTGGTGATCTGGCTGGTGTCGCTGCTGCTCACCCTCCCCATGCTCATCATGATCCAGCTGGTGCAAAGGGACAACAAAAGCATCTGCCTGCCCACCTGGAGCAAGCTGTCCTACAAGGTCTATCTCACCATCCTTTTTGGCACCAGCATCGTGGGCCCCGGGGTGGTCATCGGCTACCTTTACATCCGCCTGGCTAAGATTTACTGGGTGTCACAGACTGCGTCCTTCAAGCAGACCAAGCGGCTGCCCAACCAGAAGGTACTCTATTTAATCTTCACCATCGTGCTGGTCTTCTGGGCTTGCTTCTTGCCTTTCTGGATATGGCAGCTCCTCTTCCAGTATTACGAGTCCTTCCCTTTATCTCCCAAGGTGATGAAGAACATTAATTACCTGACAACCTGCCTGACCTACAGCAACAGCTGCATCAACCCCTTCCTCTACACCCTGCTCACCAAAAACTACCGGGAGTACCTGAAGAACAGGCAGCgctccctcagcagcagcagcgggtaCTTCCAGAGGAGGAATCGTTTCCAGAGGATTTCAGGGAGATCCCTGTCCACGAGCAGCCAGCACTGCACAGAGACTTACGTCCTTGCTCATGCTCCTCTGGGAAACAGCAGCGCCTGA